The sequence ATTTTTAGTGCAAAAATTGTATATATTTTAAACTTAAATGAAAATGAAATTCCAATAAAATACATAATAGTTGAAGATACAAATATTTTATCAGATATACAAAAACTTAGATATAAAATTGCAGCTTTTATCGTATTAAATTTCATAATGATACTGTGTTTTGGATATATTTTAAGTAGAATTTTAGTAAAGCCTATTAAAGAAAGTTTTGAACAATTAAATGATTTTGTAAAAAATAGTTCTCATGAACTAAACACTCCATTAACAGCCCTTGTAATGATAGTTTCAAAGCTAAAAAAACAAAAAACTATAGACAACAAAACATTAAATCAAATAATACTAAGTGTAAAAAATATAAAATTATCTTCTGATAAACTACTCTTTAATGCCAATGGAAAAAACTCAGAAAGATATAATGAAAAATTTGATTTTAAAATCTTGATTGATGAAAGTATTATATTTTTTAACGAACTTGCAAAATCCAAAAATATAACTTTGCACACAAAGCTTGAAAATACAAATATTTGTATGGATAAATACTGTGCTACGATGATTATAAGCAATGTTTTAGCAAATGCTATAAAATACACAAACAAAGATAAAAACATTCATATAACGCTTAAAGAAAATAAATTTATTGTTCAAGATGAAGGTATAGGCATTGATAAAAGTATGCAAAAAGAGATTTTTAAAAGATATCAAAGAGGCGTTAGCAAAGAAGGCGGTTTTGGCATAGGCTTAGACATCATCTCTTCAATATGCCAAGAATATAATATAAAAATTGATTTACAATCCTCTTTAGATAAAGGAAGTATTTTTAGCTTTAATCTGTCAAAATTGGCTACTAAATAAAAGATTAATCTCTTCATCTATTTTATCTAAATCCCATTGATTATAACTTCCTTCGAACATGCCTTTTTATCCTTAAATATGCAACAACCTAGTTTAAATTTAAAAACACGAATAAACAAAATAAAAATATTAAATTTTATTTATAAAATTAATTATATTGCACTTTTATTATTAGCTAATTTTCATTTATTATTTAAATCACTTACGCTTCCAAAATTGCTCCATTACTTGCATTTGTAACAAGTTTTTGATACTGTCTAAGCCATCTGCTTTTAACTTCTTTGCCAAGATATTTAAACTCAGCTTTTCTTTTTGCTACCTCCTCATCGCTTAAACGCACATTTATAGAATACTCATCAACATTAATATCTATAATATCTCCATCTTTTAAAAGCCCTATCATTCCACCCTCAGCTGCTTCAGGACTGACATGCCCTATGCTAAGCCCTCTAGTTGCTCCACTAAATCTACCATCAGTTATCAAAGCTACATCAGCACCCAAACCACGACCTACTATAAGGCTTGTTGGACTAAGCATTTCTTGCATTCCAGGACCACCTTTTGGACCTTCATATCTTAAAACTACAACATCGCCTTTTTTAACTTTACCACTAGAAATACCAACTATTGCTTCATCTTGAGAGTTAAAACATACTGCTTTTCCACTAAATTTTCTACTTCCTATGATACCAGCTGCTTTTATAACACAACCTTGCTCAGCTAAATTTCCAAATAAAATCGCAAGCCCGCCAACCTTTGAATAGGCATTTTCAACAGTATGGATAATGTTTTCATCTTTAATAATTGCATTTTTTAATCTATCTTTTAACATAATACCTTCAACACAAAGATTATCTAAATTTAAAAGATTTTCATCATATCTTGCAATCTCAGCCATAACAGCACTCATACCTCCCGCTCTACCGACATCTTCCATATGTACAGTTGGTAAACTTGGTGCTATTTTTGCTATATGTGGCACAACTTTACTGATATCATTTAGTTTTGCAATATCAAGTGGAGCCTCTGCCTCACGACTAATTGCAAGCATATGCAAAATTGTATTTGAACTTCCACCCATTGCCATATCTATAACCATAGCATTTTTTATTGATTTTTCATTTATGATATTTCTAATCTTGTATTTTTTATTAAGGGCAATTTCACAAATTCTTTTAGCAGCAAGTCTTAAAAGCTTTTCTCTTTCAGGCGTTAAAGCTAGTATAGTTCCATTTCCAGGCAGTGCTATGCCCATAGCCTCGCAAAGTGTATTCATTGAATTTGCTGTAAACATTCCAGAACAACTTCCACCACCTGGACAGGCAGCACACTCTATAAATTTAAGTTGTTCTTCATTTATTTTACCAGTTTCATAAGCTCCAACTCCTTCAAAAACAGAGTTTAAATCAAGTGCTTCGCCACTCTCTCCAACCCCTGCTTTCATAGG is a genomic window of Campylobacter blaseri containing:
- a CDS encoding sensor histidine kinase; amino-acid sequence: MNKKEKFAFLKFLQYYVGSSFIFVVIIAFMYYDKEWKNIESHYSMKTSQIAWKIKSEILNKYMKNEKLVLNIEDKTINYALLKDDTSVYFSNLRYPIDFNIQNKTHIFSAKIVYILNLNENEIPIKYIIVEDTNILSDIQKLRYKIAAFIVLNFIMILCFGYILSRILVKPIKESFEQLNDFVKNSSHELNTPLTALVMIVSKLKKQKTIDNKTLNQIILSVKNIKLSSDKLLFNANGKNSERYNEKFDFKILIDESIIFFNELAKSKNITLHTKLENTNICMDKYCATMIISNVLANAIKYTNKDKNIHITLKENKFIVQDEGIGIDKSMQKEIFKRYQRGVSKEGGFGIGLDIISSICQEYNIKIDLQSSLDKGSIFSFNLSKLATK
- the ilvD gene encoding dihydroxy-acid dehydratase, whose translation is MRSDIVKKGYTKAPHRSLLRATGLKDEDFNKPFIGVANSFIEVIPGHFFLDKYSKIIKDEIRKNGCVPFEFNTIGVDDGIAMGHSGMLYSLPSREIIANSIETVMNAHALDALVCIPNCDKIVPGMLMGALRVNVPTIFVSGGPMKAGVGESGEALDLNSVFEGVGAYETGKINEEQLKFIECAACPGGGSCSGMFTANSMNTLCEAMGIALPGNGTILALTPEREKLLRLAAKRICEIALNKKYKIRNIINEKSIKNAMVIDMAMGGSSNTILHMLAISREAEAPLDIAKLNDISKVVPHIAKIAPSLPTVHMEDVGRAGGMSAVMAEIARYDENLLNLDNLCVEGIMLKDRLKNAIIKDENIIHTVENAYSKVGGLAILFGNLAEQGCVIKAAGIIGSRKFSGKAVCFNSQDEAIVGISSGKVKKGDVVVLRYEGPKGGPGMQEMLSPTSLIVGRGLGADVALITDGRFSGATRGLSIGHVSPEAAEGGMIGLLKDGDIIDINVDEYSINVRLSDEEVAKRKAEFKYLGKEVKSRWLRQYQKLVTNASNGAILEA